A genomic region of Actinomycetes bacterium contains the following coding sequences:
- a CDS encoding NAD-dependent epimerase/dehydratase family protein, whose amino-acid sequence MLVVVAGGAGFLGANLVDRLQAEGDEVVVVDDLSHGHLANLTEARRRGGIRFHRMDVAQGGLATLAGRIEADAWVHLATATDPVRAWSDPTGEARAVIPAGIEVLRAGADSGARVVLISSGAYLHPSQRRGATQADEPPLPAHPFGAARLAVEAYAGVFAARGLDVATLVLGTVYGPRQDPLGPGLVARAAWSMLQGQPPRVEGDGRQERDFLFVDDAVDAVARAVHAGTPPGRVLVGTGVATSALDVVERLAGKLGWSGEPEWAPARPGDPRRSALDPAQAAKALGWHPWTRLEEGLSTTAGWLRDRLPGHHRYSGR is encoded by the coding sequence GTGCTCGTCGTCGTCGCCGGTGGCGCCGGGTTCCTCGGGGCCAACCTGGTCGATCGGCTCCAGGCCGAGGGTGACGAGGTGGTGGTCGTCGACGACCTCTCCCATGGCCACCTGGCCAACCTGACCGAGGCGCGCCGCCGCGGCGGGATCCGCTTCCACCGGATGGACGTCGCGCAGGGTGGGCTGGCCACCCTGGCCGGCCGGATCGAGGCCGACGCGTGGGTGCACCTGGCCACCGCGACCGACCCGGTACGCGCCTGGTCGGACCCCACCGGCGAGGCGCGGGCGGTGATCCCCGCCGGGATCGAGGTCCTGCGGGCGGGCGCCGACAGCGGGGCAAGGGTGGTCCTCATCTCCTCCGGCGCCTACCTCCACCCCTCCCAGCGCCGCGGCGCGACCCAGGCCGACGAGCCGCCCCTGCCGGCGCACCCGTTCGGAGCCGCCCGCCTGGCGGTGGAGGCCTACGCCGGTGTGTTCGCCGCCCGCGGGCTGGACGTGGCCACGCTGGTCCTCGGGACCGTCTACGGCCCGCGGCAGGACCCGCTCGGCCCTGGCCTGGTCGCCAGGGCCGCCTGGTCGATGCTGCAGGGCCAGCCGCCGCGGGTGGAGGGCGACGGCCGCCAGGAGCGGGACTTCCTGTTCGTGGACGACGCGGTCGACGCCGTCGCGCGCGCCGTCCATGCCGGCACGCCGCCCGGCCGGGTGCTGGTCGGCACCGGGGTCGCGACCTCCGCGCTCGACGTCGTCGAGCGGCTTGCGGGCAAGCTCGGCTGGTCGGGGGAGCCCGAATGGGCGCCGGCCCGGCCGGGCGACCCCCGCCGCTCGGCCCTCGACCCGGCGCAGGCCGCCAAGGCGCTCGGCTGGCATCCGTGGACGCGGCTGGAGGAGGGACTGAGCACGACGGCGGGCTGGTTACGGG